One genomic segment of Corynebacterium durum includes these proteins:
- a CDS encoding (2Fe-2S)-binding protein: MKPNTPVWNHIVAEHPRFSTAVFPAENSRRISVEELASVEVLDRAIAASDELFPMGVPKHQAQVWWFSLNNTLLGPALTAMVECHVTPSLDVARGVMFIQNPGTEHGQGYWMSFFTDVFTDDSEAAWRAAGADYARSIAPVIQALAEVAGASTRALWAVSVDAVAGAAVGAGNDAFEPYRGVRIAQALLAGMAEGVPEGVRLPQPHFRDFCDGQFQPTDVAAALAGEERDVHTVPQRVSCCMIYRSPAAGMCLSCPKQTPEERDRQLIDSFTFDF, translated from the coding sequence ATGAAGCCCAACACTCCGGTGTGGAACCACATTGTTGCAGAACACCCGCGTTTTTCTACGGCCGTGTTCCCTGCGGAGAACAGTCGACGCATCAGTGTGGAGGAACTTGCATCCGTTGAGGTTCTCGACCGTGCCATTGCTGCCAGCGATGAGCTTTTCCCCATGGGAGTGCCTAAACATCAGGCCCAAGTATGGTGGTTTTCCCTGAATAACACGCTGCTTGGGCCAGCGCTCACAGCCATGGTGGAATGCCACGTCACACCATCCCTTGATGTGGCGCGTGGTGTGATGTTCATTCAGAATCCCGGCACGGAACACGGGCAGGGGTATTGGATGAGTTTTTTCACCGACGTTTTCACCGACGACTCCGAAGCCGCGTGGCGCGCGGCCGGTGCTGATTACGCACGGTCGATTGCGCCGGTTATTCAGGCGCTCGCTGAGGTCGCCGGGGCGTCGACACGCGCGTTGTGGGCCGTGAGTGTAGATGCTGTAGCAGGGGCAGCGGTGGGTGCTGGTAATGATGCCTTCGAACCGTATCGAGGAGTGCGGATTGCACAGGCGTTGCTCGCGGGCATGGCTGAGGGGGTTCCCGAAGGCGTGAGGTTACCGCAGCCGCATTTCAGAGACTTCTGTGACGGGCAATTTCAACCAACGGATGTTGCGGCGGCCCTGGCGGGGGAAGAGCGCGATGTGCACACTGTTCCCCAGCGGGTGTCCTGTTGCATGATTTATCGGTCGCCAGCAGCGGGAATGTGTTTATCGTGCCCGAAACAGACCCCGGAGGAACGTGACCGCCAGCTTATTGATTCTTTTACGTTCGATTTTTAA
- a CDS encoding MFS transporter — MTNPNAARDVTETAPPPKIPREIWVLVAAAFIIAAGFGLVSPIIPQFARSFDVSTTAASAVVSVFAASRLLFAPASGKLIDLIGSRKVYITGLLTVAVTTGAVAFAQEYWHILAFRAIGGIGSTMFTVSAAGLIVRIAPPSIRGRASSTYATAFLLGSVIGPVAGSGLAVLGMRPPFLIYGVSLILASAVVWKLLRPEVIHDLESHDESTPMLASEAVKNPAYRSALISGFANGWVNFGVRVSTVPLFAAMLFPKGTAVAGMVLAAFAVGNAGCLQFSGRLADSLGRKPLIIAGLIVNATFTGVLGWMDNLWLILLVSVIAGIGGGLLNPAQQATVADVIGNKRSGGKVLATFQMAQDFGAILGPIAIGMLVDAQGYHVAFTACGAIGLVAAGVWLVHGKETRPQPTA; from the coding sequence GTGACCAACCCCAACGCTGCACGCGACGTAACTGAGACCGCACCTCCGCCAAAGATTCCTCGGGAAATTTGGGTGCTTGTTGCGGCCGCATTCATTATTGCCGCAGGGTTTGGGCTGGTATCGCCCATTATTCCGCAGTTTGCCAGGAGCTTTGATGTCTCCACCACGGCAGCCAGCGCCGTGGTATCTGTGTTCGCGGCTAGCCGATTATTATTTGCTCCTGCTTCGGGCAAGCTCATTGACCTGATTGGGTCCCGAAAGGTCTACATCACCGGACTATTGACCGTCGCGGTGACCACCGGAGCCGTCGCCTTCGCACAAGAATACTGGCATATCCTGGCTTTCCGCGCCATTGGCGGCATCGGTTCAACTATGTTCACTGTCTCCGCTGCGGGGTTGATTGTGCGAATTGCGCCGCCCAGTATTCGCGGACGTGCCTCGTCAACGTACGCTACCGCGTTTCTTCTGGGTAGCGTGATTGGCCCGGTGGCTGGTTCCGGCCTCGCCGTGTTGGGTATGCGCCCGCCGTTTTTGATCTACGGTGTGTCTCTGATTCTCGCGTCGGCGGTGGTGTGGAAGCTGCTGCGGCCCGAGGTAATTCACGATCTTGAATCTCACGACGAATCAACGCCAATGCTTGCGAGCGAGGCCGTGAAAAACCCAGCCTATCGAAGTGCTTTGATATCGGGATTTGCTAACGGCTGGGTGAACTTCGGAGTGCGGGTATCCACCGTTCCCTTGTTCGCAGCCATGCTGTTTCCTAAAGGTACCGCTGTGGCGGGCATGGTTCTGGCCGCCTTTGCGGTGGGTAATGCTGGGTGTTTGCAGTTTTCGGGCAGACTTGCAGATTCACTGGGAAGAAAGCCGCTGATCATCGCGGGATTAATCGTTAATGCAACGTTCACGGGTGTTCTTGGCTGGATGGATAATCTGTGGCTCATACTGCTGGTGTCGGTGATTGCTGGCATCGGCGGCGGTTTGCTCAACCCTGCGCAGCAGGCCACCGTTGCAGATGTCATCGGAAACAAACGCTCCGGCGGCAAGGTACTTGCGACCTTCCAGATGGCACAGGATTTCGGAGCAATCCTCGGCCCCATTGCGATCGGCATGCTTGTCGACGCCCAGGGTTACCATGTCGCTTTTACTGCCTGCGGTGCTATCGGGCTTGTTGCAGCTGGAGTGTGGCTGGTGCACGGAAAAGAAACCAGACCTCAGCCGACTGCTTGA
- a CDS encoding alpha/beta hydrolase produces the protein MPRRPNLGLLACIAGTVGLLSSYELHLRRVHPELREGVWRRHYLKNLPEVWRFSRPGWLATHPQPRDSSGGLANVDVSEHDAAGVRVRTYQRSDTTTPALTLLWIHGGGYVSGVPEYDDIVCAFLARELNAVVVNPDYRLSSIAPYPAALDSPDYPALLVVSGQSAGAGIAASLVHKAHDTHTGPIAFQLLFEPMLDNTTTRSPGRGVLCWGMITNILGWRAYLRDATEPLDYAVPARRADLRGLPPAFIAVGDLDLFYNEDAAYAHRLTQAGVPTRFYTMKGTYHGTLIRCLHTSAMQTMWAEALAAVRQAVG, from the coding sequence ATGCCCCGTCGCCCTAACCTGGGCCTACTGGCCTGCATCGCAGGCACAGTGGGCCTGCTGAGCAGCTATGAACTGCACCTCCGCCGCGTGCACCCAGAGCTACGTGAGGGGGTGTGGCGCAGGCATTACCTGAAAAACCTGCCGGAAGTCTGGCGGTTCAGCCGCCCCGGTTGGCTGGCCACGCATCCGCAGCCCCGCGACAGTTCTGGTGGGTTGGCAAATGTTGATGTGTCCGAACACGACGCGGCAGGGGTACGGGTACGCACCTACCAACGCAGCGACACAACTACACCCGCGCTGACGCTCCTATGGATTCACGGCGGAGGCTATGTCAGCGGAGTTCCCGAATACGACGACATTGTGTGCGCCTTCCTGGCACGCGAACTCAACGCCGTGGTGGTCAACCCCGACTATCGGCTTTCCAGCATCGCCCCCTACCCTGCTGCCCTCGACTCCCCCGACTACCCCGCTCTCCTAGTTGTTTCCGGGCAAAGCGCGGGTGCTGGAATCGCCGCCAGCCTAGTCCACAAGGCACACGATACGCACACTGGTCCCATCGCCTTCCAGCTGCTATTCGAACCCATGCTGGACAACACCACCACCCGGTCACCAGGTCGTGGTGTCCTTTGCTGGGGCATGATCACCAACATACTAGGATGGCGCGCCTATCTTCGCGATGCCACCGAACCCCTCGACTACGCCGTACCTGCGCGCCGGGCTGATCTGCGTGGCCTGCCGCCCGCGTTCATCGCTGTTGGAGACCTTGATTTGTTCTACAACGAGGACGCCGCCTACGCCCATCGCCTCACACAAGCTGGGGTCCCCACCAGGTTCTACACCATGAAAGGCACCTATCACGGAACCCTGATCCGTTGCCTTCACACTTCTGCTATGCAGACGATGTGGGCGGAGGCGCTGGCAGCGGTTCGTCAAGCAGTCGGCTGA
- a CDS encoding amino acid permease — translation MIGQGLKARHIHFIALGSAIGTGLFYGSAKAIQAAGPSVLLVYLLGGIVVYFMLRALGEMAVSMPVVGSFSEYARTHLGGWAGFITGWMYAFEMVIVCIADLTAVGIYMDFWYDGVPRWIWVALALLIVGAVNLTSVRLFGELEFWFTLIKVAAVIAMIVGGAAILIFGFGEQPHAVGVSNLWNDGGFMPNGPTGMISAFILVLFAFGGTEIIGVTAAEADHPEQSIPKAVNTVPVRILLFYVLAIFVILCINPWRTVNGDESPFTQIFSSLNHDWSTGVAGVLNFVLITAALSAINSDIFGAGRIITGMAQEKLAPRVCAKLYNGVPVVTVAALIAVLSLGVWLNYIIPEEVFAIIAALATFATIFVWLMILLAHVASRRRMSPSQVQELKFPVPFWPYGQYFAIAFILFTFGIMVWQASYHEALIAGIGFTVIMTAIYFFTGRGSTTRSIE, via the coding sequence ATGATTGGGCAAGGATTGAAAGCTCGCCATATTCACTTCATCGCGCTGGGATCAGCCATCGGCACGGGGCTTTTCTACGGCTCAGCAAAGGCCATCCAAGCGGCAGGACCGTCGGTACTTCTGGTGTATCTTCTGGGCGGAATTGTCGTGTACTTCATGCTCCGAGCACTGGGGGAAATGGCAGTATCTATGCCGGTCGTGGGTTCTTTTTCGGAGTATGCACGCACTCACCTCGGCGGCTGGGCAGGCTTTATCACTGGCTGGATGTACGCCTTCGAAATGGTCATTGTGTGCATCGCCGACCTCACTGCTGTAGGTATCTACATGGACTTCTGGTACGACGGCGTACCCCGCTGGATATGGGTCGCCCTAGCGCTGCTGATCGTGGGGGCCGTCAACCTGACAAGCGTGCGTCTGTTTGGCGAGCTGGAGTTCTGGTTCACCCTCATCAAGGTCGCCGCCGTGATCGCCATGATCGTGGGCGGAGCCGCTATTCTCATCTTCGGTTTTGGTGAGCAACCTCACGCTGTTGGTGTGTCTAATCTGTGGAACGATGGCGGATTCATGCCCAACGGCCCGACCGGCATGATTTCAGCGTTCATTCTGGTTCTCTTTGCCTTTGGCGGCACGGAAATTATCGGCGTCACAGCTGCGGAAGCTGATCATCCTGAACAGTCCATCCCCAAGGCCGTCAACACGGTGCCGGTTCGCATCCTGCTCTTCTATGTGCTGGCGATCTTTGTCATCCTCTGCATTAATCCGTGGCGCACAGTCAATGGCGACGAATCACCCTTCACACAGATCTTCTCTTCTTTAAACCATGACTGGTCCACTGGAGTGGCCGGCGTCCTGAACTTTGTGCTCATCACTGCTGCACTGTCAGCCATCAACTCGGACATCTTCGGTGCCGGACGCATCATTACGGGCATGGCGCAGGAGAAACTCGCCCCCAGAGTGTGCGCCAAACTATACAACGGCGTACCCGTTGTCACCGTCGCTGCTCTTATTGCCGTCTTGTCCCTTGGCGTGTGGCTTAACTACATCATCCCCGAGGAGGTCTTTGCCATCATCGCAGCTCTCGCCACATTCGCAACGATCTTCGTATGGCTCATGATCCTCCTCGCACACGTAGCATCACGCCGCAGGATGTCCCCAAGTCAGGTTCAAGAACTAAAATTCCCTGTGCCCTTCTGGCCATACGGACAGTACTTCGCCATCGCATTCATCCTGTTTACGTTCGGGATCATGGTGTGGCAAGCCAGCTACCATGAAGCACTCATCGCCGGGATCGGGTTCACTGTTATCATGACAGCTATCTACTTTTTCACGGGTCGGGGCTCCACCACCCGCAGCATCGAATAA
- a CDS encoding DEAD/DEAH box helicase yields MSITDSATGGVEEPDSVISSDSQETSQGVVAEQAEAVHASEDAPAAEADKAAEQDTRDADTSEATDPIEGFENLGLPSEVLKAITKVGFETPSPIQAHTIPVLMDGHDVVGLAQTGTGKTAAFALPILSRIDPSVRAPQALVLAPTRELALQVADSFQAFADHLGSLNVLPIYGGQAYGIQLSGLRRGAHIVVGTPGRVIDHLEKGSLDISGLRFLVLDEADEMLNMGFQEDVERILEDTPDDKQVALFSATMPSAIRRMSKQYLKDPREITVKSETRTNTNITQKFLNVAHRNKLDALTRILEVTEFAAMIMFVRTKHETEELAEKLRARGFSAAAINGDIAQAQRERTVDQLKDGRLDILVATDVAARGLDVERISHVLNYDIPHDTESYVHRIGRTGRAGRSGEAILFVTPRERRMLRSIERATNATLVEMELPTVDEVNESRKEKFADSITESLEDNQISVFRNLVKAYSEEHDVPLEDIAAALATQAQAGDEFLMKEPPPERRRDRFERGGRDRGDRRDRFDRGDRDRGGRDRYDRGDRNMALYRLDVGKRHNVRPGAVVGALANEGGLNSKDFGRIHIGFDHTLVELPKDLPQEVFDNLADTRISGQPIRFERDPGAPGRSSNRRDRDRGDYRDRRDNGRNFRRRDDRGYRGNRRDRDRGFRGDR; encoded by the coding sequence ATGAGCATTACCGATAGCGCCACCGGCGGCGTTGAAGAGCCGGATAGCGTCATTTCGTCGGATTCTCAGGAAACTTCGCAAGGTGTCGTAGCCGAACAGGCTGAAGCTGTGCATGCGTCAGAAGATGCGCCCGCAGCGGAAGCTGACAAAGCTGCGGAACAGGACACCAGGGATGCGGATACTTCTGAGGCGACCGACCCTATTGAAGGTTTCGAAAACCTTGGTCTTCCCTCGGAAGTACTGAAGGCAATCACCAAGGTTGGTTTTGAAACACCGTCCCCCATCCAAGCGCACACCATTCCTGTTTTAATGGACGGCCACGATGTTGTTGGCCTCGCGCAAACCGGCACCGGCAAAACAGCCGCATTTGCCCTCCCGATCCTGTCGCGCATCGACCCCTCGGTGCGTGCCCCCCAAGCACTGGTACTGGCTCCCACACGTGAGCTGGCACTCCAGGTTGCTGACTCTTTCCAAGCCTTCGCTGACCACCTGGGCAGCCTGAACGTGCTGCCCATTTACGGAGGTCAGGCTTACGGCATTCAGCTGTCTGGGCTTCGCCGCGGTGCACACATTGTTGTTGGTACCCCAGGTCGAGTGATTGACCACCTTGAAAAGGGGTCGCTGGACATTTCTGGTCTGCGTTTCCTTGTGTTGGATGAGGCAGATGAGATGCTCAACATGGGGTTCCAGGAAGATGTGGAACGAATCCTGGAAGACACCCCGGACGACAAGCAAGTGGCGTTGTTCTCCGCGACCATGCCATCTGCGATTCGCCGCATGTCCAAGCAGTACTTGAAGGATCCACGAGAGATCACCGTCAAGTCTGAAACCCGTACCAACACAAACATCACGCAGAAATTCCTCAACGTTGCGCACCGCAACAAGCTGGACGCGTTGACCCGCATTCTTGAGGTCACCGAATTTGCTGCGATGATCATGTTCGTGCGTACCAAGCACGAAACCGAGGAACTGGCGGAAAAGCTTCGTGCCCGCGGTTTCTCTGCTGCTGCCATCAACGGCGACATCGCACAGGCACAACGTGAACGCACGGTTGACCAGCTGAAAGATGGCCGCTTGGATATTTTGGTGGCAACCGACGTTGCTGCCCGTGGACTCGACGTGGAACGTATCAGCCACGTGTTGAACTACGACATCCCCCATGACACTGAGTCTTACGTGCACCGCATTGGACGCACCGGTCGCGCCGGGCGCAGCGGTGAGGCGATCCTTTTTGTGACGCCGCGCGAACGCCGCATGCTCCGCTCCATTGAGCGCGCCACCAACGCGACTCTGGTGGAGATGGAACTGCCGACCGTTGACGAGGTTAACGAATCCCGTAAGGAAAAGTTTGCAGACTCCATCACCGAGTCACTGGAAGACAACCAGATCAGCGTCTTCCGTAACCTCGTGAAGGCATATTCGGAGGAACACGACGTCCCGTTGGAGGACATCGCTGCAGCTCTGGCCACGCAGGCGCAAGCTGGTGACGAGTTCCTGATGAAGGAACCCCCGCCGGAGCGACGCCGTGACCGCTTCGAAAGGGGCGGGCGTGACCGTGGCGATCGCCGTGACCGCTTTGACCGGGGTGACCGCGACCGTGGTGGACGTGATCGTTACGATCGCGGGGATCGCAACATGGCCTTGTACCGCCTTGACGTGGGCAAACGTCACAACGTGCGCCCAGGTGCCGTGGTTGGTGCACTGGCCAATGAAGGCGGCCTGAACTCCAAGGACTTTGGGCGCATCCACATTGGCTTCGACCATACGCTGGTTGAACTGCCCAAGGATCTGCCACAAGAGGTTTTTGACAACCTCGCTGACACCCGCATATCTGGCCAGCCGATTCGGTTTGAACGCGACCCGGGTGCGCCAGGGCGTTCCTCCAACCGCCGTGACCGGGACCGTGGGGACTACCGTGACCGACGCGATAACGGTCGCAATTTCCGACGTCGCGATGACCGCGGTTACCGCGGAAACCGCCGTGACCGCGACCGCGGATTCCGTGGTGACCGGTAA
- a CDS encoding DUF2269 domain-containing protein, which produces MTTLMLILHVVAALLLLGPVTVAVSTFHVRAREAHNGNDLARGSVRTLFTITNTYGLISLIVPLLGMGLLLSNMSYLREGRFHASILLSVIAWGILFFLIVPRQKKMMAALGLSDDDDDVPSEKHAGAATIENWDKAVSQLSMFGGIFSALWVIVAVLMVI; this is translated from the coding sequence GTGACTACGTTGATGCTGATTCTCCATGTGGTGGCCGCACTGCTGCTTCTTGGTCCGGTGACGGTGGCTGTGTCTACCTTCCACGTTCGTGCACGCGAGGCGCACAATGGCAACGATCTGGCACGGGGTTCTGTACGGACGCTGTTCACAATTACGAACACCTATGGCCTGATTTCCTTGATTGTTCCACTACTGGGTATGGGCCTGCTTTTAAGCAACATGTCCTACCTGCGAGAAGGCCGCTTCCATGCATCGATTTTGCTCAGCGTTATCGCGTGGGGAATCCTGTTTTTTCTGATCGTCCCACGTCAGAAGAAGATGATGGCGGCGTTGGGGTTGTCCGATGATGACGATGACGTGCCTAGCGAGAAGCACGCTGGCGCAGCAACGATTGAAAACTGGGACAAGGCGGTGTCACAGCTCTCAATGTTTGGCGGCATCTTCTCTGCACTGTGGGTCATCGTCGCCGTACTTATGGTGATCTAA
- a CDS encoding HNH endonuclease family protein: protein MSPCSQTRRVFSVLTLLTLVFLGFYLRLALHPGYAADHPPRLSVTLARISTVAQRTSVLGYERTNFGQGWAAAPQLGGSCTTRDAIIAMSLADVAFSSRCTPTSGVGPDPYTGSQLRVGETPIEIDHVYPLRAAWDMGAHSWDASKRLAFANDPMNLVATSKKENQDKSDSLPSEWLPSGIGARCWYVRRLAHVASAYGLPLTTADVAVMRRQCWVRDLLRG from the coding sequence ATGTCCCCTTGTTCTCAGACGCGCCGGGTTTTTTCGGTATTAACCCTGTTAACACTGGTCTTTCTGGGGTTCTACCTCCGCCTGGCTCTGCATCCCGGCTACGCTGCCGACCACCCACCCCGGCTTTCAGTCACGCTTGCTCGCATATCGACGGTTGCGCAGCGCACAAGTGTACTCGGATACGAGCGCACCAACTTCGGCCAAGGCTGGGCCGCCGCCCCGCAACTCGGCGGTTCCTGCACCACCAGGGATGCCATCATTGCTATGTCGCTTGCCGACGTCGCTTTTTCCTCACGCTGCACACCTACCTCCGGTGTCGGCCCTGACCCATATACGGGGTCGCAGTTGCGGGTTGGGGAGACTCCCATTGAGATTGACCATGTGTATCCCCTCCGCGCCGCATGGGATATGGGGGCGCATTCGTGGGATGCCTCCAAGCGGCTAGCCTTTGCTAATGACCCCATGAATCTTGTGGCCACCTCGAAAAAGGAGAATCAGGACAAGTCGGATTCCCTGCCTAGCGAATGGTTACCGAGTGGTATCGGGGCGCGGTGTTGGTACGTGCGTCGATTAGCGCATGTTGCTTCGGCATACGGGTTGCCATTGACCACGGCGGATGTGGCGGTGATGCGTCGACAGTGTTGGGTTCGCGATCTGTTGCGTGGATAG
- the putP gene encoding sodium/proline symporter PutP, protein MSEHTWFIVAIVMYMLAMLAIGYWSYRQTSQYDDYMLAGRGLNPMVAALSAGASDMSGWLLMGLPGALFVSGFSGLWIAIGLLVGCWANWYWVAPRLRAYTEASRDSLTLPSFLENRLRDSSHVLRIVSSLVIVVFFTFYVSSGMVSGGKYFESTFGGSYVDGMLIVASVTVAYTFIGGFLAVSYTDAVQGMIMFAALVLVPAVALFSLDDMSSIWTFATSNNYGPYTNGGNPHYFSLISGVSFAAIVGYLSWGLGYFGQPHIIVRFMALRKPSEAKQGRRIGVSWMLICILGAVAVALIGTAFFGQNAEYTVTDQKDYETVFLDMGRILFHPLVAGLVLTAVLAAIMSTISSQLLVTSSALIEDLYMIVTKRKLSDQLLINLSRTAVVGVAIIAALLSIKPSNSILGLVAFAWAGFGSAFGPLVVASLYWRRLNTPGALAGIIVGAVVSFGWGMSSLGDSLYEMVPGFLCGTLAMVAVSLLTKPPAQEILDEFDRAAHMARTDELVA, encoded by the coding sequence GTGAGCGAGCACACTTGGTTCATTGTTGCCATTGTTATGTACATGCTGGCCATGCTGGCTATCGGCTATTGGAGTTACCGCCAGACAAGCCAATACGACGACTACATGCTGGCTGGCCGCGGCCTTAACCCCATGGTAGCGGCACTATCCGCCGGAGCATCGGACATGTCGGGGTGGCTGCTCATGGGTTTGCCCGGCGCGTTGTTTGTCAGCGGCTTTTCCGGGCTATGGATAGCCATTGGCCTGCTCGTCGGTTGTTGGGCGAACTGGTATTGGGTGGCACCGCGCCTTCGCGCTTATACGGAAGCATCGCGGGATTCGTTGACGTTGCCGTCGTTTTTGGAAAATCGCCTGCGAGATAGTTCGCACGTACTAAGGATCGTGTCATCGCTGGTTATCGTGGTGTTCTTTACGTTTTATGTGTCCTCAGGCATGGTGTCCGGCGGCAAGTATTTTGAATCCACGTTTGGTGGTTCATATGTGGATGGCATGCTGATTGTTGCTTCGGTGACGGTGGCGTACACGTTTATTGGTGGGTTCTTGGCCGTGTCGTACACGGATGCTGTGCAGGGGATGATCATGTTCGCAGCATTAGTGCTGGTTCCAGCGGTGGCCTTATTTTCTCTGGACGACATGTCGAGCATCTGGACGTTTGCTACGAGCAATAACTACGGTCCTTACACGAACGGCGGGAATCCGCACTATTTCTCCTTGATTAGTGGAGTGTCGTTCGCGGCCATTGTGGGATATTTGTCGTGGGGCTTGGGCTATTTTGGACAACCACACATCATCGTGCGGTTTATGGCTCTGCGTAAGCCGTCGGAAGCTAAGCAGGGCCGCCGCATTGGGGTGTCGTGGATGCTCATCTGCATTCTTGGCGCGGTTGCGGTAGCACTGATTGGCACGGCGTTTTTCGGCCAGAACGCAGAGTACACGGTCACTGACCAGAAAGATTATGAGACGGTCTTCCTGGACATGGGGCGGATTTTGTTCCACCCGCTCGTTGCTGGGTTGGTGCTTACTGCGGTGTTGGCAGCCATCATGTCGACGATTTCGTCGCAGTTGCTGGTCACGTCGAGTGCATTGATTGAGGACTTGTACATGATCGTGACTAAACGCAAGCTTTCTGACCAGTTACTTATTAACCTGTCCCGTACCGCTGTGGTGGGGGTTGCCATCATTGCGGCTTTACTGTCAATTAAGCCGTCAAATTCGATTCTCGGATTGGTGGCGTTCGCGTGGGCTGGTTTTGGTAGCGCATTTGGCCCGCTGGTGGTGGCCTCCCTGTACTGGCGCCGTTTGAATACGCCCGGGGCGCTTGCTGGGATCATTGTTGGAGCGGTTGTCTCCTTCGGCTGGGGTATGTCTTCCCTGGGTGACAGCCTTTATGAGATGGTTCCGGGATTCCTGTGCGGCACCCTAGCCATGGTGGCGGTGTCGCTGCTGACTAAACCGCCAGCACAGGAGATTCTTGACGAGTTCGACAGGGCTGCCCACATGGCCCGCACCGACGAGTTGGTGGCCTAG